One part of the Moraxella sp. FZFQ2102 genome encodes these proteins:
- a CDS encoding methyltransferase domain-containing protein encodes MTNATTAATDRNFDPIAEHFAKKVYGGLKGRIRLAVLENDISQTIADLQQKHHRPLKILDVGAGLAQISLSLATDHHVTINDISANMLAMAKQSADALGVGDKVRLITCPYQALPQYLGDEKFDLILCHALLEWLGEPSEIMAFFDQYLATDGALSLCFYNPASLIYRNLVMGNFYQLDTPRPADDKSLTPNHPVAPETVETWLSEHGYTINIRSGIRVFSDYAPLKRGGLNNPDDVVAMELRYSRMMPFRLMGRYLHMMAVK; translated from the coding sequence ATGACAAACGCCACCACTGCCGCTACCGATCGTAATTTTGACCCCATTGCTGAACATTTTGCCAAAAAAGTCTATGGCGGACTAAAAGGTCGCATTCGCTTAGCGGTGCTTGAAAATGACATCAGCCAAACCATCGCAGACTTACAACAAAAGCACCATCGCCCCCTAAAAATCCTAGATGTCGGTGCAGGACTTGCCCAAATCAGTCTAAGCTTAGCTACCGATCATCATGTCACCATCAATGACATTTCCGCCAATATGCTTGCTATGGCAAAACAGTCTGCCGATGCGCTTGGCGTAGGTGATAAAGTGCGATTGATCACTTGTCCGTATCAGGCACTGCCGCAGTATCTTGGTGATGAGAAATTTGACTTAATCCTTTGCCATGCCTTGCTTGAATGGCTGGGTGAGCCAAGCGAAATTATGGCATTTTTTGATCAATATTTGGCGACCGATGGCGCGCTGTCGCTGTGTTTTTATAACCCTGCAAGCCTTATCTATCGCAATCTTGTGATGGGGAATTTTTATCAGCTTGACACCCCGCGACCTGCCGATGATAAGAGTCTGACACCCAATCACCCTGTTGCGCCTGAGACAGTAGAAACTTGGTTGTCTGAGCATGGTTATACCATCAATATCCGCTCAGGTATTCGCGTATTTTCTGATTATGCACCGCTTAAGCGCGGCGGGCTGAACAATCCTGATGATGTCGTGGCGATGGAACTGCGCTACTCACGGATGATGCCGTTTCGCCTGATGGGTCGTTATCTGCATATGATGGCGGTGAAATGA
- a CDS encoding DMT family transporter has translation MKTEQSTLLIGSLQVILAGICWGTLGIFSTQLGDLGLTSFQITTLRIVTAGMIVLVLLPKLFTTFAAMPAKQWLGLIIQSLIGVLGMTLCYFYAVGQVGVSMAVALLYTAPVFSLVLARVILGERITAKSALLAIIAVIGVACLMAGDKFTINAGVAVGLLSGLCYSLYGILGKKAMGFNHSAQMVFFSSVAFSSLALLFLPQTFTTYQTVLTLPVQTWGLVLGLSLVGTIAPFLLYMSALQKLPATTASVFTIVEPLTAIILAVFLLHQPLSMMQLIGVVLIIGATLANALGRK, from the coding sequence ATGAAGACAGAACAATCCACCCTACTTATCGGCTCACTACAGGTCATCTTAGCAGGCATCTGCTGGGGGACATTGGGTATTTTTTCTACACAATTGGGTGATCTTGGCTTAACAAGCTTTCAGATCACCACCTTAAGAATCGTGACTGCAGGCATGATAGTCTTGGTGCTATTGCCCAAGCTGTTCACCACCTTTGCCGCCATGCCCGCTAAGCAGTGGCTTGGTCTAATTATCCAGTCACTGATCGGTGTGCTTGGCATGACTTTGTGCTATTTTTATGCTGTCGGTCAAGTGGGTGTGAGTATGGCGGTGGCACTACTTTATACCGCACCTGTGTTCAGCCTTGTACTTGCGCGCGTCATTCTCGGTGAGCGCATCACTGCCAAATCCGCCCTGCTTGCCATCATCGCGGTGATCGGCGTCGCATGCCTGATGGCAGGTGATAAATTCACCATCAATGCCGGTGTCGCGGTCGGCTTATTATCAGGCTTGTGCTATTCTTTGTATGGTATCTTGGGCAAAAAAGCGATGGGCTTTAATCACTCAGCACAGATGGTGTTTTTTAGCTCGGTGGCGTTCAGTAGCCTAGCTTTGCTGTTTTTGCCACAGACCTTTACCACTTATCAAACCGTACTGACACTGCCTGTGCAGACATGGGGGCTGGTATTGGGTTTAAGTTTGGTTGGGACGATTGCGCCATTTTTATTATATATGAGTGCACTACAAAAGCTGCCTGCGACCACCGCATCGGTCTTTACCATCGTTGAGCCTTTGACGGCGATTATTTTGGCGGTGTTTTTATTACATCAGCCGCTGTCGAT